One genomic window of candidate division WOR-3 bacterium includes the following:
- the rpsR gene encoding 30S ribosomal protein S18 gives MRRKQPIRRKRTCYFCDRSVAEVDYRDPHLRDFLTEKGKIVSGKMSGVCARHQRRLARAVKTARSMALLPFNP, from the coding sequence ATGAGAAGAAAACAACCAATTCGCCGCAAGAGAACTTGCTACTTTTGTGACCGGAGCGTAGCCGAGGTGGACTACCGGGATCCGCACCTGCGCGACTTCCTGACCGAGAAGGGCAAGATCGTGTCCGGCAAGATGTCGGGCGTCTGCGCCCGTCACCAGCGCCGCCTGGCCCGTGCGGTCAAGACCGCCCGCAGCATGGCGCTGCTTCCGTTCAACCCCTGA